The genomic DNA ACCTTGGCGGGGATCACTCACCCCGTGCAGGCTGGCTGGCTGCTCCGGAGGGGTCAGCTGGGAGAGCCAGGAGGTGAAATCTTTCTGGGGGCTCTGAAATAGAGGCAGAGGGTCACAGAAGCGGTGTTCCCGAGCCCACCCTCATCCCCCACACCATGGAGCATACTGCAGTTTGGAGGTCATATTTATATTGGTGTAGGTACAAGTACTGCTTTACAATTATTAAAGGAAATTTTGTGTTTAGGGTGGATGTTTCCAAACCATAATTTGTTGCAGGAACATCCAGCTCCATCTCGCTGCTCGGACACGCACCCACTTCCAAaatgggcagggctggggctgctccagccagccccagcccctcacccGGCCCCCAGCGTGCAAGGGGACCCCAAGTGCCCCAGTGAAGGACAAGGAGTCGGACCCACAGCCTTGTGTCCTCTGGAGAGTGCCTGAAGCCCCTAGAGCTGCAAGGAGCAATGCCAggcgcagggctggggacactggcgcGTCCTGGAGCTCCTGGCCACGCCTGGCAGGGAGGGCAGCACTGGCACCTGCTCACCTTCTGTCCGGGGGGAAAAATCTGCAGCTCCTCGATGGTGAAGTGGAGCCAGACTGGGGAGGGCTGCCGCAGGATGAACCGCACCGCTGTCACCTGGTCCATGTCACACAGCATCTGTCGGGACGAGGACGGGGGAAACTGTTGCTGCCAGGGGGGCTAGGCTGGTGCTGCTCTGGGGCAGCTTTTGGGATTTGCtcccaaaacaacccaaacccaccCTAGATGGAAGGAGTGTGAGGGAAATGTCACCCTGTGGTGGCTGTCTGGGCagagcagggcacaggcaggacagcatgCAGGGAATCAGCACAGGGCCCCGGGGATCCGGAACCATCCTGGGGTGCAGGCAAAGAGGGGGATCCGCGGGGGCACGGGTGACGTCCTGGCAGTGCCGACCTGGTGGCGGTGGAGGGAGAAGTAGTCCTGGGAGCCCTCCTCGGTGTGTGGACAGGGCATGAGGCGGTGGTCCCGCAGGCAGGTCACCCAGCGGCGggggccgccggggccgggccgctGCACCCGCACGCTCAGGAACGCCGTGTAGAAGTTCCTGAAGACGATCTCCTGCACCTGCGGGACGGCGGCATCAGCcccgcaccggcaccggcacccctCCCGCACCCCGGGGCCGGCATCATCCCCCCCACTCCCGAACAGGGACCGGCACGGGCACCACCATCCCCACCCCGGAGCCGGCATCATCACCCAGTCCTCCCACACCGGCACCGGCATCCCGCCCAACCCCGGTACAGGTGCTACCTCCGGCAATACCCCGGCACCAGCATTCCCCGCCCCTACCGCTACCGGTCCACGCCCCGGCATCCCCCCCAACCAGGGTCGCTGCCGCCCCCACCATACCCCTCCCGGACGGGCATCACCCCCGCATCCCCCGCCGGGAACACCTCCCCGTATCCCCCCCGCCCACACCGGTACCGGCACCCCCGCACGGGCCGGGCCGCACTCACGTCGGCGGCGGCACCGCGGGGAAAACGGATGTCGATGACGGCGACGCCGGGCCGCGCCGGCTCGGTCCCCCCGCCCAGCTGGAGCGGGACGACAGGGCGGGGGGCGCAGGGCAGCGGGGAACGACCCGGTCCCGCCGATGGCCCCGCCGCTCCCGACATGGCGGCGCAGCGCGGCCGCCCCTCCTGGGCGGGGCCGGGACGGGCGCGGTGACGCCGCGGCGGCGCGGACCGGAAACGTGAGGCCCGGCTCCcgccggcagggggcgccgcgctcccgccgccccgcccgaGGGAGTCCGGGGCCGGTCTCGCGGCGGCGGCAGAGGCAGCGCGGGGGCAAAGCACACGGTTTATTGACCCGACACACGGTCCGTTACACAACGCGGCAACCGCCCCCGCGACACCGACAGCACAGCGGGCCCTCAGGAGCGAGCGCCCCCCGGtcccacccgcccccccgcctccCTCCCGGCCGGCACCGATGGGCCCGGGAGAGCCCCCGGGGACACCCCAcaagcggagggggagcccccgcccgcccggcgcTGGGGGCGGGCACTGCGGGGTGCGCCGAGACACCCCGCCGCACCGGGTGATCGCTGCTCCCGAACGTGCCCCCGGGGAAACACAATAAACCCAACGGTAACGCGAGTGAGCGGAGGAGAGAAAAACAACGTCCAGGGAGTGAAGGaacgggcgggcggggggcggcctGGGCAGGGCGGGGGGTCTCGGGAGCCGGTACCGGGCGCTTCGCTCGTACAAACTGCTGGCAGCGGCACACCGGGttttcagtcctttttttttttttaataaaacaatttGAGGCTGTATCAAAAATTTAGTAAAAAATTAGATTTGAgagttcactgattttttttttttttactattatctattcctgtaacttttttttctttttttttctttttccctccaaaCTTTTAAACTTTTCCAACAGCATCCGGGTgcggagcagcaggagcagccgtGTGGGCAAAGCCAGGGCCAGCGCGGCTGCTCAGGCACCACTCTCACCCAGGACAAGGCAGAGAAAATAACCCCGTCGCTAACACACCCCATGGGGAGGGGTTTTACCCAAAAAAGCGCACCCCGACCCCGGCACTCATCAGGAAGCCCTCATGGCACAGGGCTCAGCCCCCCGAGCTGAGCCACCCCCAGCCAGCCCGCCCCAACCGATGGTTATTTTGTGATGTGTGAGAAAAACAGGatttctttgattaaaaaaaatatatagtagaAGAATCaacccccaaaccaagcaaccaatcCCCCAAGGAGGAGGGTGGCTGTCCCAGAGGGGCTCCCCCTAACCAGCCCCACATCGCCCCTGGAGCTCGCCTGCAGCAAAGCACTGTCTGCCCCCTCCCCAAAACTACACACCCCCATTTAGGTAAACAGCAGATTAAATGTAAAAACTTAAAAACATCGACTTCAGAAAGTCCcttgaatttaattatttttaggcTACCTTTCATGTTACGTCCTGTAGCTAGACACACGTGAATAGAAAAAACAGTACAGTTAGTGTTAAAGGCAAACAGCGGAGACCCAGAGTGCTACCCCAGTGCTGCCTGCGCCTCCCAACCCCCGACCCGAACCCCCGTCCCCCCTCCCTGCCCGCCGCCTCCGCCCCGGCCAGAAGCCCCGGCCACCGGGAAGGCATGTTTGAgccgagattttttttttttctatgaataaaataaaaccaaagcttGTTAGGCAAAAATAAAACGAGTGTCCCCGTGAGTCCCACGAGTGCTCCGGTGCGGCGGGCACAGCCGGGGTGGGccggctggggtttggggttcccGGCTGGCAGACAGCACCGGTGTGGAGCTGGAGGCCCCTTCTCCCCCCAAGAGCCTCCCGGTCATTACGGGGGGACGTAGGGCGGTGGGGACCTGTATGGGGTCATGTTCTTCGGGCGGGAGCCTTTCCCCTCCATGGGTGCGGTGAAGGGGGGGGGAGGCTGGTAGGGCGGCGCGTTGGGGTCCTCGTCCCGCAGCGGCGTGTACTCCCCGATGGTGTCCTGGTTGAGCGGTGTGGTCTCCGGCATGCTCTGGTTGGGGTACTCCGGGGGGGGCAGTGGGGCTTTCTCCTCCTGGAGGATGAGGGGCATGCTGGAGGACGGTGGGGGCTTGGAGTCATCCAGCTCATCGGCAAAGATGATGGGGACGCCTTTCTTTATGAAGGTGGCCTGGTCTTCGATGGTCAGCTTCCCTTTCCTCTTCTTGCGGTAGCAGATCATGGCGATAATGCCGGCCACGAGGAGGATGGCGGCCACCACCACGGCAGGGATGACCGTGTGCAGGTACACGTCATCCTCGCTGCTCTTCTCAGGGTCTTTGCCCGCTGCCACTGTTGGTGTCGCCTCCGAGATCACCCTTCCGTCCTTCGTCACGGGGATGAACtggatgtgcctgcagctgcCCGAGCCGACCACTGAC from Patagioenas fasciata isolate bPatFas1 chromosome 10, bPatFas1.hap1, whole genome shotgun sequence includes the following:
- the NICN1 gene encoding nicolin-1 is translated as MSGAAGPSAGPGRSPLPCAPRPVVPLQLGGGTEPARPGVAVIDIRFPRGAAADVQEIVFRNFYTAFLSVRVQRPGPGGPRRWVTCLRDHRLMPCPHTEEGSQDYFSLHRHQMLCDMDQVTAVRFILRQPSPVWLHFTIEELQIFPPGQKSPQKDFTSWLSQLTPPEQPASLHGELPDPEKVSTEVQQMWVLTEVIRARQAAARIGRFDVDGCYDINLLSYT